One part of the Prosthecobacter vanneervenii genome encodes these proteins:
- a CDS encoding glycosyltransferase encodes MPPDISLIIPVFNNEAFLESSLGSARAQAGVLLEIIIIDDGSTDSSLSMIQAQAAEDPRIIVISQVNQGVSAARNAGLDRATGRWVAFLDGDDWLAPGSLAEWLQQAEKEQLECAICNGFSFKVDDPRPFYATQPRAILHKQPWGTIMTGTDWIAQSVRSREWPHYVWLQFCRRSVIEEARLRFRRDMIHEDIPWTIQLMLAVRRLGFFPTPRYGYRRNPTSLTRSHNTDHVRHRIASYLKVGELLQSLSIGQPYALKKALYTQILRELGHFLGLMRKGNVSRADRSRFASEFLAAGLPKVMLKSCSNYRELAAVFKAWYLCHIWKRQRS; translated from the coding sequence ATGCCGCCAGACATCTCTCTCATCATCCCAGTCTTCAACAACGAGGCGTTTCTGGAGTCATCGCTTGGCTCCGCTCGTGCGCAGGCAGGAGTGTTGCTTGAGATCATCATCATTGATGACGGTTCCACCGACTCGTCACTCAGCATGATCCAAGCTCAGGCTGCCGAGGATCCCCGCATTATCGTGATTTCACAGGTTAATCAGGGCGTCTCTGCCGCGCGTAATGCCGGCCTGGACCGGGCCACCGGCAGATGGGTGGCCTTTTTGGACGGTGACGACTGGCTTGCCCCCGGCTCCTTGGCAGAGTGGCTCCAACAGGCTGAAAAAGAGCAGCTCGAATGTGCTATTTGCAACGGCTTCAGCTTCAAAGTGGACGATCCCCGGCCATTCTACGCCACTCAGCCCCGGGCTATTCTCCACAAGCAGCCTTGGGGAACCATCATGACGGGCACGGATTGGATCGCTCAATCTGTCAGGAGCCGTGAATGGCCGCACTACGTGTGGCTGCAGTTCTGTCGTCGCAGCGTCATCGAGGAGGCCCGCCTTCGTTTTCGGCGGGACATGATCCATGAAGACATCCCATGGACCATCCAGCTGATGCTCGCTGTCAGGCGGTTGGGGTTCTTTCCAACACCCCGGTATGGTTACCGGCGCAATCCCACCTCTCTCACGAGATCGCATAATACGGACCATGTGCGTCATCGCATCGCCAGTTATCTCAAAGTGGGAGAGCTCTTGCAGAGTCTTTCCATCGGTCAGCCTTACGCCCTGAAAAAAGCGTTATACACGCAGATCTTGCGCGAGCTGGGCCACTTCCTCGGCCTCATGCGCAAGGGCAATGTCTCCCGTGCTGACCGCAGCCGCTTTGCCTCGGAGTTCCTCGCCGCTGGACTGCCGAAGGTGATGCTGAAAAGCTGCTCCAACTACCGCGAGCTCGCCGCTGTCTTCAAAGCCTGGTACCTCTGCCACATCTGGAAACGGCAGCGCAGTTAG
- a CDS encoding ArsR/SmtB family transcription factor, with protein MPASKDTISRRAAVIKALAHPSRLLIAEALMEGELCVCDLKDLVGADMSTVSKHLTLMREAGVLVCEKRGLNIYYRLVCDCLGDFLRCVDQLARKPAKATSKTKSCC; from the coding sequence ATGCCAGCAAGCAAAGACACCATCTCCAGGCGGGCCGCCGTCATCAAGGCCCTGGCCCATCCCTCCAGGCTGCTCATCGCCGAGGCCCTCATGGAGGGTGAGCTCTGTGTCTGCGACCTCAAAGATCTCGTGGGTGCCGACATGTCCACCGTCTCCAAGCACCTCACGCTCATGCGCGAGGCTGGCGTGCTCGTCTGCGAAAAGCGCGGCCTCAACATCTACTACCGCCTCGTGTGCGACTGCCTCGGTGACTTTCTCCGCTGCGTGGACCAGCTCGCGCGCAAGCCCGCCAAAGCCACATCCAAAACAAAATCCTGCTGCTGA
- a CDS encoding DUF6428 family protein: protein MNTSEFIAALRTHADKQISLLLPDGGFVPAHFHITEVGHVTKRFIDCGGTRRELETCLLQTWVHDDVDHRITAGKLAAIFDKAGDVLPHHDLPVEIEYEDYVVAQFPVESAEIIDGLLTFRLGLKHTDCLARGICLPGECAPKPQALPTTCCTPGSKCC from the coding sequence ATGAACACCTCTGAATTCATCGCCGCCCTCCGCACTCATGCGGACAAACAGATCTCCCTCCTGCTGCCAGACGGAGGATTCGTGCCCGCCCATTTTCATATCACTGAGGTCGGGCATGTGACCAAGCGCTTCATTGACTGCGGCGGCACACGCCGCGAACTGGAAACCTGCCTGCTGCAGACCTGGGTGCATGATGATGTGGACCACCGCATCACCGCAGGCAAACTGGCCGCCATTTTTGACAAGGCTGGCGATGTGCTGCCCCACCACGATCTGCCCGTCGAGATCGAATACGAAGACTACGTCGTGGCTCAGTTCCCCGTCGAGAGCGCCGAGATCATCGACGGCCTGCTCACCTTCCGCCTTGGCCTGAAGCACACCGACTGCCTCGCCCGTGGCATCTGCCTGCCAGGCGAGTGTGCTCCCAAGCCGCAGGCTCTGCCCACCACCTGCTGCACGCCCGGCTCGAAATGCTGCTGA
- a CDS encoding MIP/aquaporin family protein, producing the protein MKKLLAECLGTFTLVFAGTGAIIINAASHGAISHAGIALTFGLVVLAMIHTFGDVSGAHLNPAVTLAFAAARRFSWQDVPGYLAAQLVGAVSASGLLHVLFPQDATSLGATLPAGSEMQSFVLEVVLTAVLMLTILSVSTGAKEKGITAGIAIGGVIALEAMFAGPVCGASMNPARSLAPALVSGQLSHLWIYLAAPLLGALLAVPLCIGVRDSGCCGGRCAPDSK; encoded by the coding sequence ATGAAAAAGCTCCTCGCTGAATGCCTCGGCACTTTCACGCTCGTCTTTGCGGGCACAGGTGCCATCATCATCAATGCCGCCAGCCACGGTGCGATCTCTCACGCAGGCATCGCGCTCACCTTTGGCCTCGTGGTGCTGGCCATGATCCACACGTTTGGAGATGTCAGCGGCGCGCATCTCAATCCCGCCGTCACCCTGGCTTTTGCTGCCGCCCGTCGCTTTTCATGGCAGGACGTTCCGGGTTATCTTGCGGCTCAGCTTGTCGGTGCCGTGTCTGCCAGCGGTCTGCTGCATGTGCTGTTTCCTCAGGACGCCACCTCGCTGGGGGCCACGCTGCCCGCAGGTTCGGAAATGCAGAGTTTTGTGCTCGAAGTCGTTCTCACGGCGGTTCTCATGCTTACCATCCTCAGCGTCTCAACCGGGGCCAAGGAAAAAGGCATCACCGCAGGCATCGCCATCGGTGGTGTCATCGCACTGGAGGCCATGTTTGCCGGACCGGTGTGTGGTGCCTCCATGAATCCCGCCCGCTCGCTGGCACCGGCGCTGGTCTCCGGCCAGCTCTCTCATTTGTGGATCTATCTTGCCGCTCCTCTACTCGGCGCGCTCCTGGCCGTGCCTCTCTGCATCGGCGTTCGCGATTCCGGCTGCTGCGGTGGCCGCTGCGCTCCTGACTCAAAATGA
- a CDS encoding arsenate reductase ArsC, protein MNKPTILILCTGNSCRSHLAEGILRRALGDLCHVASAGSKPAGYVHPLGIKAMAEIGIDISGHHSKHLSEFLNQDIETVITVCGNADQACPMFPGQVNRHHWGFDDPAHATGTEEEQMQVFRRVRDEIREVFESYASGRKNQAALAAVVTPLAAQAYSDGHQDEFKAKG, encoded by the coding sequence ATGAACAAACCCACCATTCTCATTCTCTGCACAGGAAACTCCTGCCGCTCTCACCTTGCCGAAGGCATCCTGCGCCGTGCTCTGGGGGACTTGTGCCATGTGGCCAGCGCCGGCTCCAAGCCAGCAGGCTACGTACATCCTCTGGGCATCAAGGCGATGGCGGAGATCGGCATCGACATTTCCGGACATCATTCGAAGCATCTGAGCGAGTTCTTGAATCAGGACATTGAAACGGTGATCACCGTCTGTGGCAACGCCGACCAGGCCTGCCCGATGTTCCCCGGCCAGGTCAACCGCCACCACTGGGGCTTTGACGATCCTGCACATGCCACGGGTACTGAGGAGGAGCAGATGCAGGTCTTCCGCCGCGTGCGGGATGAGATTCGCGAGGTGTTCGAGTCCTATGCTTCCGGCCGGAAGAACCAGGCGGCGCTGGCCGCCGTGGTGACACCGCTGGCCGCGCAGGCCTACAGCGACGGGCATCAGGATGAGTTCAAAGCCAAGGGCTGA
- a CDS encoding sulfatase-like hydrolase/transferase, protein MIRAFLFLFVSSASLLAAAKPNVLLICVDDLKPLLGCYGDKVVKTPNIDRLAARGVLFEKAYCNQAVCSPSRNALLTGLRPQALGIYELATNFRKAAPDAVTLPQHFKANGYHAEALGKIFHVGHGNVNDVASWSVPHYTPKTISYALKENDLPQSTREQALFENKTEAWKLPRGAATEAADVPDNTYGDGMIADEAVKRLEAAKQKQEEPFFLAVGFLKPHLPFVAPKKYWDLYDPASFKLPALQTAPEGAPEFAPTTWGELRQYMDVPEKGPLTEKQALHLIHGYHAATSYMDAQLGKLLDALDASGFAQNTIIVLWGDHGWHLGDHGMWCKHTNYEQAGRIPVIVVAPGIQPARTQSLIESCDIYPTLAELAQLPAPPQGDGRSFASVLRDPKASVRDHAIHVYPRGGGLIGRAIRTQRHRLLEWKKPGDAPENAVLELYDYEADPAETKNLAAEQPDVVAGLRKLLAQHPEAKPQISAKPEAKAAAEKKPVQDRGKMFDQRDKDKDGQLTKEEFLLNQPDPDEAPKRWIKFDTDGSGTLSREEFIKGGRK, encoded by the coding sequence ATGATTCGAGCTTTCCTCTTTCTGTTTGTTTCCAGCGCATCACTTCTAGCCGCAGCCAAACCCAACGTGCTGCTCATCTGCGTGGATGACCTGAAGCCGTTGCTGGGATGTTATGGGGACAAGGTGGTGAAGACGCCCAACATCGACCGGCTTGCGGCGCGAGGGGTGTTGTTTGAGAAGGCGTACTGCAACCAGGCGGTGTGCTCGCCTTCGCGCAATGCGCTGCTGACGGGCCTGCGGCCGCAGGCGCTGGGGATCTATGAGCTGGCGACGAATTTCCGCAAAGCCGCTCCAGATGCGGTGACGCTGCCGCAGCATTTCAAGGCGAACGGCTACCATGCCGAGGCGCTGGGAAAGATTTTCCACGTGGGTCACGGGAACGTGAACGACGTGGCCTCATGGAGCGTGCCGCACTACACGCCCAAGACGATCAGTTATGCGCTGAAGGAGAACGACCTGCCGCAGTCCACGCGTGAGCAGGCGTTATTTGAAAACAAGACGGAGGCCTGGAAGCTGCCGCGCGGAGCGGCCACGGAAGCGGCGGATGTGCCAGACAATACCTATGGGGACGGGATGATCGCGGACGAGGCGGTGAAGCGCCTGGAAGCGGCGAAGCAGAAACAGGAGGAGCCGTTTTTCCTGGCGGTGGGATTCTTGAAGCCGCATCTGCCGTTTGTGGCACCGAAGAAGTACTGGGACCTGTATGACCCGGCCTCCTTCAAACTGCCGGCCCTGCAAACGGCCCCTGAGGGCGCGCCCGAATTTGCCCCGACGACCTGGGGAGAACTGCGGCAGTACATGGACGTGCCGGAAAAGGGCCCGCTGACGGAGAAGCAGGCGCTGCACCTGATCCACGGCTATCATGCGGCCACGAGCTACATGGATGCTCAGCTGGGCAAGCTGCTGGATGCGCTGGACGCGAGCGGCTTTGCACAGAACACCATCATCGTGCTGTGGGGAGACCACGGCTGGCATCTGGGCGACCACGGGATGTGGTGCAAGCATACAAACTATGAGCAGGCCGGTCGCATCCCGGTGATCGTGGTGGCGCCGGGCATCCAGCCTGCGCGCACGCAGTCATTGATTGAGTCGTGCGACATCTACCCCACGCTGGCGGAACTGGCGCAACTGCCTGCGCCGCCCCAGGGAGACGGGCGCAGCTTTGCCAGCGTGCTGCGCGATCCGAAAGCGAGCGTGCGCGATCATGCGATCCATGTTTATCCGCGCGGCGGCGGACTGATCGGGCGTGCGATCCGCACACAGCGGCACCGGCTGCTGGAGTGGAAGAAGCCGGGAGATGCGCCGGAGAACGCGGTGCTGGAGCTGTATGACTACGAGGCTGATCCTGCGGAGACGAAGAACCTCGCGGCAGAGCAGCCTGATGTGGTGGCCGGCCTGAGGAAGCTGCTGGCACAGCACCCGGAGGCGAAACCGCAGATCTCCGCCAAGCCGGAAGCCAAAGCGGCTGCCGAAAAGAAGCCGGTGCAGGATCGCGGCAAGATGTTTGACCAACGCGACAAGGACAAGGACGGGCAACTGACTAAGGAGGAGTTTCTACTCAACCAGCCTGACCCTGATGAAGCGCCGAAGCGCTGGATCAAATTCGACACGGACGGCAGCGGCACGCTGAGCCGGGAGGAGTTTATCAAGGGCGGAAGGAAGTAG
- a CDS encoding ArsR/SmtB family transcription factor, translating into MPSRTVTRSFDCLTAMRALGEPTRLRLVRHLISGPKAVTELCETLQVTPYNVSKHLRVLKEAGLLEVEKQGQQRIYALAEAFSEKLARNANTLDLGCCQFHFDKLPE; encoded by the coding sequence ATGCCATCACGCACCGTGACACGCTCCTTTGACTGCCTCACCGCCATGCGCGCGCTGGGGGAGCCGACACGGCTGCGGCTGGTGCGGCACCTGATCAGCGGGCCCAAAGCGGTGACCGAGCTGTGTGAGACACTGCAGGTGACACCCTACAATGTCTCCAAGCACCTGCGTGTACTGAAGGAGGCTGGACTGCTGGAGGTGGAGAAGCAGGGGCAGCAGCGTATTTACGCGCTGGCGGAGGCCTTCAGCGAGAAGCTGGCGCGCAATGCCAACACGCTGGACCTGGGCTGCTGCCAGTTTCATTTCGACAAGCTGCCGGAGTGA
- a CDS encoding GTP-binding protein, translated as MSSKARYIMIGGFLGAGKTTTVGRLARHLSAQGLKVGLITNDQAGGLVDTKLLRGQGYATEEIAGGCFCCRFNTLVDAASKLANEAKPDIFIAEPVGSCTDLVATVTYPLRRMYGDAFTIAPLSVLVDPVRARRVFGLDQGGTFSAKVAYIFKKQLEEADIIVISKSDLIDDAQREELRAVLAKEFPLAKIVTASPRQETGLDELFASLMTGEQARRNPMAVDYVLYADGEALLGWLNATVTLKSDDEFDANSFLKQLASAVQARLLRDGAEIAHFKMTFSPDDGIAGELASINLVRSDYVAELGMELDEPTTGGQLIVNLRAEADPAALMEAVKEGLAETTLQFFGLQATLDHHEHFRPGKPTPTHRDGAEGWEHWIEKA; from the coding sequence ATGTCCTCCAAAGCACGTTACATCATGATCGGCGGCTTCCTCGGCGCCGGAAAGACCACCACTGTCGGCCGTTTGGCCCGGCATCTCAGTGCCCAGGGGCTCAAGGTCGGCCTCATCACCAACGACCAGGCCGGCGGGCTGGTGGACACCAAGCTCCTGCGTGGCCAGGGCTACGCTACCGAGGAGATCGCCGGCGGCTGCTTCTGCTGCCGCTTCAACACCCTCGTCGATGCCGCCAGCAAACTCGCCAACGAAGCCAAGCCCGACATCTTCATCGCCGAGCCCGTCGGCAGCTGCACTGACCTCGTCGCCACCGTCACCTACCCGCTGCGCCGCATGTATGGGGATGCTTTCACCATCGCACCACTCAGCGTGTTGGTGGACCCCGTGCGTGCCCGCCGCGTCTTCGGTCTCGATCAAGGCGGCACCTTCTCCGCCAAGGTGGCCTACATCTTCAAAAAACAGCTCGAAGAAGCCGACATCATCGTCATCAGCAAAAGCGATCTCATCGACGATGCCCAGCGCGAGGAACTCCGTGCAGTGCTCGCAAAAGAATTCCCCCTCGCCAAGATCGTCACCGCCTCACCACGCCAGGAAACCGGCCTCGATGAACTCTTCGCCAGTCTCATGACCGGCGAGCAGGCCCGCCGCAATCCCATGGCCGTCGATTACGTGCTCTACGCCGATGGCGAGGCCCTCCTCGGCTGGCTCAATGCCACCGTCACTCTGAAGTCCGACGACGAATTTGACGCCAACTCATTCCTCAAGCAGCTCGCATCCGCCGTGCAGGCCCGCCTGCTGCGCGATGGCGCTGAGATCGCTCATTTCAAAATGACCTTCAGCCCCGATGACGGCATCGCAGGCGAGCTTGCAAGCATCAACCTCGTCCGCAGCGACTACGTAGCCGAGCTCGGCATGGAGCTCGACGAGCCCACCACCGGCGGCCAGCTCATCGTCAATCTCCGCGCCGAGGCCGACCCCGCCGCGCTGATGGAGGCGGTCAAAGAAGGCCTCGCCGAGACCACGCTCCAGTTCTTCGGCCTTCAGGCCACGCTCGACCACCACGAGCACTTCCGCCCCGGCAAGCCCACTCCAACACATCGCGATGGCGCGGAAGGCTGGGAGCACTGGATCGAGAAGGCGTAA
- a CDS encoding DUF1552 domain-containing protein yields MSRRAALRGLGATVALPFLDAMAPTARAAQGGKSFPTRIGVLFMPNGVRQDRWTPEGEGKDFKFSPILQPLERHRVDINILTQLGHANCRGGDGHYAKTANWLTGTEIEKTTGKNLRCGVSMDQVFAQEAGRLARFPSLELGTEPVMTGVDFNVNYTMLYGSHVAWRTPTSPLPPEINPRFVFDRLFRENPEQRKASALENKSVLDLVLSDAKALRGRVGADDQRRLDEYLESIRSVEQRIEADIARVASGENLDPAARDAITQLDQRITASMAQQKDPGSALRLDHTEHSRLMMELMTLAFWNDSTRVSTFMFGWAVSGKNFTFLDGVKHGHHECSHHENKPEKLDQYQKINTWHVEQFAHLLDRMKSIKEGDGTLLDHTLMLFGSSMRDGNAHSPKNLPLVLAGHGGGLTGGRHLVSSNDTPLCNLFLSMLNLAGTQVDRFGDSTGPLKGLV; encoded by the coding sequence ATGTCCCGCCGCGCCGCCCTTCGCGGCCTCGGTGCTACCGTCGCGCTGCCGTTTCTCGACGCCATGGCTCCCACCGCACGCGCGGCTCAGGGTGGCAAATCCTTCCCCACCCGCATCGGCGTTCTCTTCATGCCCAATGGCGTGCGCCAGGACCGCTGGACGCCGGAGGGAGAGGGCAAAGACTTCAAGTTCTCTCCCATCCTCCAGCCGCTGGAGCGTCATCGCGTGGACATCAACATCCTCACCCAGCTCGGCCACGCCAACTGCCGCGGTGGAGACGGCCACTACGCCAAAACCGCCAACTGGCTCACCGGTACCGAGATCGAAAAAACCACCGGAAAAAATCTGCGCTGCGGTGTGAGCATGGACCAGGTCTTTGCCCAGGAAGCTGGCCGCCTCGCCCGCTTTCCCTCTCTGGAGCTCGGCACCGAGCCCGTCATGACCGGCGTCGATTTCAATGTGAACTACACCATGCTCTACGGCTCCCACGTGGCATGGCGCACGCCTACCTCCCCGCTGCCGCCGGAGATCAATCCCCGCTTCGTCTTCGACCGCCTTTTCCGTGAGAACCCCGAGCAGCGTAAAGCCTCTGCCCTCGAAAACAAAAGCGTCCTCGACCTCGTGCTCTCAGACGCCAAAGCCCTGCGTGGCCGCGTTGGCGCTGATGACCAGCGCCGCCTCGACGAATATCTCGAAAGCATCCGCAGTGTCGAGCAGCGGATCGAGGCAGACATCGCCCGCGTCGCCAGCGGCGAAAACCTCGACCCTGCGGCCAGAGACGCCATCACCCAGCTCGACCAGCGTATCACCGCCTCCATGGCCCAGCAGAAGGATCCCGGCAGCGCCCTACGGCTCGACCACACCGAGCACTCCCGTCTCATGATGGAGCTCATGACCCTCGCTTTCTGGAACGATTCCACCCGCGTCAGCACCTTCATGTTTGGCTGGGCCGTCAGCGGCAAAAACTTCACCTTCCTCGACGGCGTGAAGCACGGCCACCACGAGTGCTCCCATCACGAGAACAAGCCCGAGAAGCTCGACCAGTATCAGAAGATCAACACCTGGCACGTGGAGCAGTTCGCCCACCTCCTCGATCGTATGAAGTCCATCAAGGAAGGCGACGGCACCCTCCTCGACCACACCTTGATGCTCTTCGGCTCCAGCATGCGCGATGGCAACGCCCACAGCCCCAAAAACCTCCCCCTCGTCCTCGCCGGCCACGGCGGCGGACTGACCGGCGGCCGCCATCTCGTCAGTTCCAATGACACACCGCTTTGCAATCTGTTCCTCAGCATGCTCAACCTCGCTGGCACCCAAGTTGACCGCTTCGGCGACAGCACCGGTCCGCTGAAGGGGCTGGTGTGA
- a CDS encoding DUF1592 domain-containing protein, with translation MLSSVLPRALLFLSLIAASSPAFGAAVDVVNQELDKTLLSLMEQRCMDCHDDETKKGDISFEFLRKPGEMRHDIRLWGKVREQIRAGTMPPKKAKPAPQAKQPGDAKAAPEEKPTLEEGQRQVFLTWIQHNENAVLEMPEGRPGVARSRRMNREEYNNTLRDLLGIAKRPGDKFPADGAGGEGFANSADTLSLSPLLVEKYLGAADEAMGEVWQRGELRQRLYAPVTSDKLAPEVGAEMALRPFLVRAFRRPPTEAEVQAVLKVFSQAWQRKPNWDEAMKVMFKAVLVSPAFLFIEETARPDAKEPRRLGSYEMASHLSYFLWSSMPDEELMKLAAENKLQNDAVLEAQVRRMLAHEKGLAFTKNFAGQWLRFDQVFNTVDPDRRKFPEFNGELRQAMYDEIFGFCDHLLRRNGRVLDFLDSDYSFLNEQLAKVYEVPGVQGKEMRQVKFTNPRRGGLTGMAAILASTAYPQRTSPVLRGKWVLEQLLGTPPPPPPANVGQLPEDDRALKETTLRKRLEAHRNKPACAGCHARLDPPGFALENFDPIGKWRDNENGKPLDATGVMPGGKTFGTPQEFRRLLMEEKSLFIHSLCTRLLGYATGRTVELQDQPTLLRLEKVLRDGDYRSEALIMAVVKSEAFRGRW, from the coding sequence ATGCTGTCCTCTGTTTTGCCTCGTGCCCTTCTCTTTCTGTCTTTAATCGCCGCTTCATCGCCCGCCTTTGGCGCTGCGGTGGATGTTGTGAACCAGGAGCTGGACAAGACGCTGCTGTCCCTGATGGAGCAGCGCTGCATGGACTGCCATGATGACGAGACCAAGAAGGGCGACATCAGCTTTGAGTTTCTGCGGAAGCCGGGGGAGATGCGGCATGACATCCGGCTGTGGGGAAAGGTGCGGGAGCAGATCCGTGCCGGGACGATGCCGCCCAAGAAAGCAAAGCCGGCCCCCCAGGCCAAACAGCCGGGCGATGCGAAGGCAGCACCCGAAGAGAAGCCCACGCTGGAAGAGGGTCAGCGGCAGGTGTTTCTGACCTGGATCCAGCACAATGAGAATGCGGTGCTGGAGATGCCGGAGGGCAGGCCGGGTGTGGCGCGCTCCCGGCGGATGAACCGTGAGGAGTACAACAACACGCTGCGGGATCTGCTGGGCATCGCGAAACGGCCGGGGGACAAATTTCCTGCGGACGGCGCTGGCGGCGAGGGTTTTGCAAACAGCGCGGACACGCTGAGCCTTTCACCGCTGCTGGTGGAGAAGTATCTGGGGGCGGCGGATGAGGCCATGGGAGAGGTGTGGCAGCGCGGTGAGCTGAGGCAGCGGCTGTATGCGCCCGTGACGAGTGACAAGCTGGCGCCGGAGGTGGGCGCTGAAATGGCGCTGCGGCCGTTTTTGGTGCGTGCGTTTCGCCGCCCACCGACAGAGGCCGAGGTGCAGGCTGTGCTGAAGGTCTTTAGCCAGGCATGGCAGCGGAAGCCGAACTGGGATGAGGCGATGAAGGTGATGTTTAAGGCAGTGCTGGTGTCCCCCGCGTTTTTGTTCATTGAGGAGACGGCACGCCCGGATGCGAAGGAGCCTCGGCGGCTGGGATCTTATGAAATGGCCTCTCATTTGTCGTATTTCCTGTGGTCGTCGATGCCGGATGAAGAGCTCATGAAGCTGGCGGCGGAGAACAAGCTGCAGAATGATGCAGTGCTGGAGGCTCAGGTGCGGCGCATGCTGGCGCACGAGAAGGGGCTGGCCTTCACGAAGAATTTTGCCGGGCAATGGCTGCGGTTTGACCAGGTGTTTAACACCGTGGATCCGGACCGGCGGAAGTTTCCTGAATTCAACGGGGAGCTGCGACAGGCGATGTACGACGAGATCTTCGGCTTTTGCGATCACCTGCTGCGACGCAACGGACGTGTGCTCGACTTTCTGGACAGCGACTACAGTTTCCTCAATGAACAACTGGCCAAGGTGTATGAGGTGCCTGGAGTGCAGGGCAAGGAGATGCGCCAGGTGAAATTTACCAATCCACGACGCGGCGGGCTTACGGGCATGGCGGCGATTCTGGCGAGCACGGCGTATCCGCAGCGGACGAGTCCGGTGCTGCGCGGCAAGTGGGTGCTGGAGCAGCTGCTGGGCACGCCGCCACCTCCGCCGCCAGCAAATGTGGGGCAGCTGCCGGAGGATGACCGCGCACTGAAGGAAACAACACTGCGCAAGCGGCTGGAGGCGCACCGCAACAAGCCTGCCTGCGCCGGATGCCACGCACGCCTGGATCCACCGGGGTTTGCGCTGGAGAATTTTGATCCTATCGGCAAGTGGCGTGACAACGAAAATGGCAAGCCGCTGGATGCGACTGGGGTGATGCCGGGTGGAAAAACCTTTGGCACGCCGCAGGAGTTTCGGCGGCTGCTGATGGAGGAGAAGTCGCTGTTTATCCACTCGCTGTGCACGCGTCTGCTCGGATATGCCACAGGGCGCACGGTGGAGCTTCAGGATCAGCCGACGTTGCTGAGGCTGGAGAAGGTGCTGCGGGATGGCGACTACCGGAGCGAGGCGCTGATCATGGCGGTGGTGAAGAGCGAGGCGTTCCGGGGGAGGTGGTGA
- a CDS encoding tetratricopeptide repeat protein yields MSPSRFFCCFLTLSLCAAAVEPMAPGTVKTTPKLEVLNRQIAENAENAQAYSNRGYVLALLGRKEEARADLKKALSLSDKPNMHNRAGWAYFNMGDYADTVRECELAAKMSDHQAHYDYYSLVLGYWGTGDLQKALENYQLAVEKDPRFGSYKTLMERTLEWTPLEQRAIHEVYVLWSKAWKPAS; encoded by the coding sequence ATGAGCCCATCCCGATTTTTCTGCTGCTTTCTGACCCTGAGCCTCTGTGCTGCTGCTGTGGAACCCATGGCCCCGGGCACGGTGAAAACCACCCCGAAGCTGGAGGTGCTGAACCGGCAGATCGCAGAAAACGCGGAGAATGCGCAGGCCTACTCGAACCGCGGCTATGTGCTGGCGCTGCTGGGGCGCAAGGAGGAGGCACGGGCAGACCTGAAGAAAGCCCTGAGCCTGAGCGACAAGCCCAACATGCACAATCGTGCAGGCTGGGCATACTTTAACATGGGCGACTATGCCGACACGGTGCGTGAATGCGAACTGGCGGCGAAGATGAGCGACCACCAGGCGCATTATGACTACTACTCGCTGGTGCTGGGCTACTGGGGCACGGGCGATCTCCAAAAGGCGCTGGAGAACTACCAGCTGGCAGTGGAGAAGGACCCGCGCTTTGGCAGCTACAAGACGCTGATGGAGCGGACGCTGGAATGGACGCCGCTGGAGCAGCGCGCGATACATGAGGTATACGTGCTGTGGAGCAAAGCGTGGAAGCCCGCGAGCTGA